A stretch of Brevundimonas naejangsanensis DNA encodes these proteins:
- a CDS encoding TonB-dependent receptor gives MESSLRLPAYTLAKAAAYVKVRNVTVSANIDNLFDEEYFTPSAEVYKEVAVMPRLPRMFRVNLAYRF, from the coding sequence TTGGAGAGCAGCCTACGCCTGCCCGCCTATACGCTGGCCAAGGCGGCGGCTTATGTGAAGGTGCGCAACGTCACAGTGTCGGCCAACATCGATAACCTGTTCGACGAGGAGTATTTCACCCCTTCGGCGGAGGTCTACAAGGAAGTCGCTGTCATGCCCCGCCTGCCGCGTATGTTCCGCGTGAACCTGGCCTATCGCTTCTAG
- the tgt gene encoding tRNA guanosine(34) transglycosylase Tgt, with protein sequence MLPFPFDIFATEGRARTGVLKTPRGDIRTPAFMPVGTAATVKAMTVDQVKQTGADILLGNTYHLMLRPGPERMERLGGLHNFMRWDKPILTDSGGFQVMSLSGISKLTEEAVTFSSHIDGSKHILTPERSIQIQADRLGSDIVMQLDECVAWPAEEKRAREGMELSARWAQRSKNAFGTRDAQALFGIQQGSTYENLRRESSERLQEIGFDGYAIGGLAVGEGHEAMCEVLDFAPEFLPKDRPRYLMGVGKPIDLVEAVYRGVDMFDCVLPTRAGRHGQAWTWDGPLNLKNARFAEDQDPLDPGVPCPASQDYSKAYLHHLIRADEILGKILLSWHNIAFFQALTAAMREAISEGRFEQFRRDFRARHLKA encoded by the coding sequence CTGTTGCCCTTCCCGTTTGACATTTTCGCCACCGAAGGCCGCGCCCGCACCGGGGTGCTGAAGACCCCGCGCGGCGACATCCGCACCCCCGCCTTCATGCCCGTCGGCACCGCCGCCACCGTCAAGGCGATGACGGTGGATCAGGTCAAGCAGACCGGCGCGGACATCCTGCTGGGCAACACCTACCACCTGATGCTGCGCCCCGGACCGGAGCGGATGGAGCGCCTCGGCGGGCTGCACAACTTCATGCGCTGGGACAAGCCGATCCTGACGGACTCCGGCGGCTTCCAGGTCATGAGCCTGTCAGGCATCTCCAAGCTGACCGAGGAGGCCGTGACCTTCTCCAGCCACATCGACGGCTCCAAGCACATCCTGACGCCCGAGCGCTCGATCCAGATCCAGGCCGACCGGCTCGGCTCCGACATCGTCATGCAGCTGGACGAATGCGTCGCCTGGCCCGCTGAAGAAAAGCGCGCTCGCGAGGGCATGGAGTTGTCGGCGCGCTGGGCCCAGCGCTCCAAGAACGCCTTCGGCACGCGCGATGCGCAGGCCCTGTTCGGCATCCAGCAGGGTTCGACCTATGAAAACCTGCGCCGCGAGTCCTCCGAGCGCCTGCAGGAGATCGGCTTCGACGGCTACGCCATCGGCGGTCTGGCCGTCGGCGAGGGCCATGAGGCCATGTGCGAGGTGCTGGACTTCGCCCCCGAGTTCCTGCCCAAGGACCGGCCGCGCTATTTGATGGGCGTCGGCAAGCCCATCGACCTGGTCGAGGCGGTCTATCGCGGCGTCGACATGTTCGACTGCGTCCTGCCGACCCGCGCCGGGCGTCACGGCCAGGCCTGGACCTGGGACGGCCCGCTGAACCTCAAGAACGCCCGCTTCGCCGAGGATCAGGACCCGCTGGACCCGGGCGTCCCCTGCCCGGCTTCACAGGACTATTCAAAGGCCTATCTGCACCACCTGATCCGCGCAGATGAGATTCTCGGCAAGATCCTGCTGAGCTGGCACAACATCGCCTTCTTCCAGGCCCTGACCGCGGCCATGCGCGAGGCGATCAGCGAAGGCCGGTTCGAGCAGTTCCGTCGCGACTTCCGCGCCCGGCACCTGAAGGCCTAG
- a CDS encoding metal-sensing transcriptional repressor: MAHISHASHPEIIKRLKRAEGHLRTVVQMMEDKRACVDLAQQLHAIEKAVAAAKKTLIHDHIDHCLAHAADGEPVAAKQAMAEFRAVTKYL, from the coding sequence ATGGCACACATCTCTCATGCGTCGCACCCGGAAATTATCAAACGCCTCAAGCGCGCCGAGGGGCATCTGCGCACAGTCGTTCAGATGATGGAGGACAAGCGGGCCTGCGTTGATCTCGCCCAACAGCTTCACGCCATTGAAAAGGCGGTCGCGGCTGCGAAGAAGACTCTAATCCACGACCACATCGACCACTGCCTGGCCCATGCCGCTGACGGCGAGCCGGTCGCGGCGAAGCAGGCGATGGCGGAGTTCCGCGCGGTGACGAAGTACCTGTAG
- a CDS encoding MFS transporter, whose protein sequence is MFSPLRNAAYRHLFIAQVAALLGTGMATVALGLLAHELAGAGAGEVLGVALAIKMIAYVSVAPFASALAAQLPRKTLLVSLDAVRAAVAAFLPFVNEAWQVYGLMTVLFVASAAFTPAFQAMIPDLLDDEGEYTKALSLSRLASDLESVASPVLAAVLLSVISYHSLFVGTAFGFILSAGFVVTAILPRFSVAQTLPFLRRLTGGVRLFVLTPRLRGLLAVSLATAAGGAMVFVNTVVLVQSNFGLSQQATAWALAAFGGGSMTAAVLLPKTLERATDRSTMVAGALLMTTVLIAGALFARSYPMLIVLWIIMGFGYSLTITPAGRALRRSSTAEERPALFAAQFALSHACWLIAYPVAGLVSAEADPQAAFVVLAALCGFGTLLALAVWPAHDPQNLLHHHDELDPDHEHLNEGTRPDPAGVAHVHPVVIDDNHRRWPKQRRCAP, encoded by the coding sequence ATGTTCTCCCCGCTCCGGAACGCCGCTTATCGCCACCTTTTTATCGCCCAGGTCGCGGCCCTGCTGGGCACCGGCATGGCGACCGTGGCGTTGGGCCTGCTCGCCCATGAGCTGGCGGGGGCTGGAGCCGGTGAAGTCCTTGGGGTCGCCCTGGCGATCAAGATGATCGCCTATGTCAGCGTGGCGCCCTTCGCCAGCGCCCTGGCCGCCCAATTGCCGCGCAAGACCTTACTTGTTTCGTTGGACGCGGTGCGCGCAGCCGTCGCCGCGTTTCTGCCATTCGTGAATGAAGCCTGGCAGGTCTATGGCTTGATGACGGTGCTCTTTGTCGCCTCCGCGGCCTTCACACCGGCGTTCCAGGCCATGATTCCCGACCTGCTTGACGATGAGGGTGAGTACACCAAAGCCCTATCGCTTTCCCGCCTGGCTTCCGATCTGGAAAGCGTCGCCAGTCCCGTCCTGGCGGCCGTGCTGCTTTCGGTTATCAGCTATCACAGCCTGTTCGTCGGCACGGCGTTCGGCTTCATCCTATCCGCCGGCTTCGTCGTGACCGCGATTCTGCCTCGATTCTCTGTCGCTCAGACCTTGCCGTTCCTCCGCCGCCTGACCGGGGGCGTGAGGTTGTTCGTGCTGACACCGCGTCTGCGTGGATTGCTCGCGGTCAGCCTGGCGACTGCGGCAGGCGGCGCCATGGTCTTCGTCAATACGGTCGTCCTGGTGCAGTCGAACTTCGGATTGTCGCAACAGGCCACCGCCTGGGCCTTGGCGGCTTTCGGGGGCGGATCGATGACGGCCGCCGTGCTTCTGCCCAAGACCCTGGAGCGAGCTACGGACCGCAGCACCATGGTCGCGGGTGCGTTGCTCATGACGACGGTGCTGATCGCGGGCGCTCTGTTCGCGCGCAGCTACCCGATGCTGATCGTGCTCTGGATCATCATGGGCTTCGGCTATTCCCTGACCATTACCCCTGCTGGGCGCGCACTGCGGCGGTCATCGACGGCTGAAGAGCGTCCCGCTTTGTTTGCGGCCCAATTCGCCCTGTCGCACGCCTGCTGGCTGATCGCCTATCCGGTGGCCGGATTGGTGTCAGCGGAGGCCGATCCACAGGCTGCCTTCGTGGTGCTCGCGGCGCTGTGCGGCTTCGGCACGCTCCTGGCTCTGGCCGTTTGGCCCGCCCATGATCCCCAGAATCTATTGCATCATCACGATGAGCTGGACCCGGATCATGAGCACCTCAATGAAGGAACGCGTCCTGACCCCGCTGGAGTTGCGCACGTCCACCCGGTCGTGATTGACGACAATCACCGCCGGTGGCCAAAGCAGCGTCGCTGCGCCCCGTGA
- a CDS encoding alkaline phosphatase D family protein, with the protein MTHNLRLSRRGALALVTGGAALAGPVAARESVDPAAFTHGLAAGDPTQDGFVIWTRAVGEGSAVALRWEVAEDAGFTRVVQSGTTLAKTARDHTAKVDVTGLHSGREYFYRFHSADAVSPAGRARTLPSGDVERARLAVVSCSHYGFGYFNAYRAIAELEEPVDAVVHLGDYIYEYGVDGYGGPESRALGREHDPAHEILTLDDYRRRFAQYRADPDLQAAHARAAFITVWDDHETANNSWMGGSSAHNEDTEGPWDRRRDAAIQAYFEWLPMRDPAPGRPAHVLNRVYDFGDLLSLIAVETRLTGRTQAPSASREMIFDAEGRPDAARFEAAVLNRPERSMMGATQEAWLEDALTASVQRGTAWQMLANQVIVARMRAPDFMSILPDEMLEEALSRPGSRRWLESTRLGLPINLDAWDGYPAARLRLYDAARRSGANLAVLSGDTHMFWGNRLHDPRDDSFIGVEFGVGSVTSPGGYETISPDPRIYEIAETALVARNPDVRFAHVRDHGFLIVEITRTALRCDYHQVADIKTRDGRATRFACITTDRAGGFNVGEG; encoded by the coding sequence ATGACGCATAACCTTCGTCTATCGCGTCGCGGCGCATTGGCTCTGGTGACCGGCGGCGCCGCGCTGGCCGGCCCTGTCGCTGCGCGTGAATCAGTCGATCCGGCTGCGTTCACACATGGGCTCGCGGCGGGTGATCCGACCCAGGACGGCTTCGTGATCTGGACCCGCGCGGTAGGGGAGGGGAGCGCCGTCGCTCTGCGCTGGGAGGTGGCGGAGGACGCCGGGTTCACCCGTGTCGTCCAATCCGGAACGACCCTGGCGAAGACGGCGCGCGACCACACGGCCAAGGTCGATGTCACAGGTCTTCACTCTGGCCGGGAGTATTTCTATCGCTTCCATAGCGCGGACGCCGTCTCGCCCGCCGGGCGCGCACGCACCCTGCCGTCAGGCGATGTCGAGCGCGCCCGTCTGGCCGTCGTGTCCTGCTCTCACTACGGCTTCGGCTATTTCAACGCTTATCGGGCCATCGCCGAACTGGAGGAACCGGTGGACGCCGTCGTCCACCTCGGCGACTATATTTATGAATACGGCGTCGACGGCTATGGCGGGCCTGAGAGCCGCGCCTTGGGGCGCGAGCACGATCCGGCGCATGAGATTCTCACCCTGGACGACTACCGCCGCCGCTTCGCCCAGTACCGCGCCGACCCGGACCTGCAGGCCGCTCACGCCCGCGCCGCCTTCATCACCGTCTGGGACGACCACGAGACGGCCAACAACAGTTGGATGGGCGGGTCATCGGCGCATAACGAAGATACAGAAGGCCCTTGGGATCGGCGTCGCGATGCGGCGATCCAGGCCTATTTTGAATGGCTGCCCATGCGCGACCCGGCGCCTGGACGCCCGGCTCATGTGCTGAACCGCGTCTATGACTTCGGCGATCTGCTGTCCCTGATCGCGGTCGAGACGCGCCTGACCGGCCGCACCCAGGCGCCCAGCGCCTCGCGCGAGATGATCTTTGACGCCGAGGGCCGCCCCGACGCCGCCCGCTTCGAGGCTGCGGTGCTGAACCGCCCCGAACGCTCCATGATGGGCGCGACGCAGGAAGCGTGGCTGGAGGACGCCCTGACCGCCTCCGTCCAGCGCGGAACAGCGTGGCAGATGTTGGCCAATCAAGTCATCGTGGCCCGGATGCGGGCGCCCGACTTCATGTCCATCTTGCCGGACGAGATGCTCGAAGAAGCGCTTTCGCGGCCGGGCTCGCGCCGGTGGCTGGAAAGCACGCGCCTGGGCCTGCCGATCAATCTGGATGCGTGGGATGGTTATCCGGCGGCGCGCCTTCGTCTGTATGACGCCGCCCGTCGCAGTGGAGCCAATCTGGCTGTTCTGAGCGGCGATACCCATATGTTCTGGGGCAACCGTCTGCATGATCCGCGCGACGATAGTTTCATCGGAGTGGAATTCGGCGTGGGCAGCGTCACGTCGCCGGGCGGATATGAAACCATCAGCCCGGACCCGCGCATCTATGAGATCGCCGAGACAGCCCTGGTGGCCAGGAATCCCGACGTGCGCTTCGCCCATGTCCGGGACCATGGTTTCCTGATTGTGGAGATCACCCGCACAGCCTTGCGCTGTGATTATCATCAGGTCGCGGACATCAAGACCCGCGATGGCAGGGCCACGCGCTTCGCCTGCATCACGACCGACCGGGCAGGCGGCTTCAATGTCGGGGAAGGCTGA
- a CDS encoding tyrosine-type recombinase/integrase: protein MPKVRLTDKFVASVSAPPGKRLDVHDENPRGAGLMLRVSETGRKAWTFRYRTENGDKRRLSLGLYPDVSLVEARKRCAQARLQAIDGVDPAGEKRRKRVERQSQTIKTFRDLSVAYFDATDRGEWKPRGKRKRPSTIAAEKWLWTKHIEPALGSLRLEDVTPAAIKELLRKLLAKGQDTSSNRVRAQIRQMFNYAILEAEAAAFNPVSRVPAQGSEVPRDRVLKDEEIRSIWAALDDPESLVSATGTRRANQRVYVSRPVGLAIKLLLLTLQRRHEIAGMMRTEVDLDQAVWSIPGSRTKNGRPTLVPLSPSAVELIREAISLADAGHATPSRFVFPARWDRDKSLSPASLTRSLRDVRSALALPCLTPHDLRRTAATMMASERLRISPFVIGRLLNHTSEKGGAASVTLSTYALYDFMSEKRAALAAWDRLLGSILTAHAERAHPSERKHQISN, encoded by the coding sequence ATGCCCAAGGTCCGATTGACAGACAAATTCGTCGCATCGGTTTCCGCTCCCCCCGGAAAGCGCCTTGACGTCCATGATGAAAACCCGCGAGGCGCGGGCCTCATGTTGCGGGTGAGCGAAACCGGACGGAAGGCGTGGACGTTCCGCTACCGGACCGAGAACGGCGACAAACGTCGCTTAAGTCTTGGTCTGTACCCCGACGTCTCGTTGGTCGAGGCTCGCAAACGTTGCGCCCAGGCGCGCCTGCAGGCGATAGACGGCGTCGATCCCGCCGGCGAAAAGCGCCGCAAGAGGGTCGAGCGACAATCACAGACCATCAAGACATTTCGAGATCTCAGCGTCGCCTATTTCGACGCGACAGATCGGGGCGAATGGAAGCCACGCGGTAAGCGCAAGCGGCCTTCGACAATCGCAGCCGAGAAATGGCTCTGGACCAAGCATATCGAGCCTGCGCTGGGTTCGCTCCGACTGGAGGACGTGACCCCCGCTGCTATCAAGGAACTCTTGCGCAAGCTTCTGGCGAAAGGACAGGACACGAGCTCAAACCGCGTCCGCGCCCAGATCCGTCAGATGTTCAACTACGCCATCCTCGAAGCGGAGGCCGCTGCCTTCAACCCGGTGTCCCGGGTTCCGGCTCAGGGAAGCGAAGTTCCACGCGACCGCGTATTGAAGGATGAGGAAATCAGGTCAATCTGGGCCGCCCTTGATGATCCCGAAAGCCTGGTCAGCGCAACAGGAACCCGCCGCGCCAACCAACGAGTCTATGTCAGTCGCCCCGTCGGACTGGCGATCAAGCTGCTCCTGCTGACCCTCCAACGTCGTCATGAGATCGCCGGCATGATGCGGACTGAGGTCGACCTCGATCAAGCGGTTTGGTCGATACCGGGCTCTCGAACCAAGAACGGACGCCCCACCCTGGTGCCGCTTTCACCGAGCGCGGTCGAACTCATTCGCGAAGCGATCAGCCTCGCCGACGCCGGCCACGCTACCCCATCTCGGTTCGTCTTTCCCGCACGATGGGATCGTGACAAGTCGCTCTCACCGGCTTCGCTCACCCGCTCCCTACGGGACGTCAGATCCGCCCTGGCTCTCCCCTGCCTCACCCCCCACGACCTGAGGCGGACAGCCGCCACCATGATGGCGAGCGAACGCCTTCGGATTTCGCCCTTTGTCATTGGTCGGCTTCTCAATCACACGAGTGAAAAAGGCGGAGCCGCCTCCGTAACCCTGTCGACCTATGCCCTCTATGATTTCATGTCGGAGAAACGCGCAGCCCTCGCTGCCTGGGATCGCCTACTCGGCTCAATCCTGACCGCTCATGCAGAACGCGCACATCCTTCAGAGAGAAAACATCAAATCTCGAATTGA
- a CDS encoding alkaline phosphatase D family protein, giving the protein MAGDTHAFWVNELKDASGARRAVEFGTSAVSSPSIGGVLGGFPLYAALVQANDEVVFCDQSAKGFIVLI; this is encoded by the coding sequence ATGGCCGGCGACACCCACGCCTTCTGGGTCAATGAGCTCAAGGACGCCAGCGGTGCGCGTCGCGCCGTCGAGTTCGGGACCAGCGCCGTCTCCAGCCCTTCGATCGGCGGCGTTCTGGGCGGGTTCCCGCTGTACGCGGCGCTGGTGCAGGCCAACGACGAGGTCGTATTCTGCGATCAGTCGGCCAAAGGCTTCATCGTGCTGATCTGA
- a CDS encoding DUF305 domain-containing protein, translating to MLNITQKPVTRTAIALSTLSLLAAGCAGALKPGAVPRGQPMAGMQMPQAAQDQRMMGQDHATPPGMSMPRTPFTEAEMSMHRSMMMATDVNTQRTWARKMIAHHRGAIAMSQALLASDATDAEIRRMAQAVIDAQTREVTELESWLARHPG from the coding sequence ATGCTCAACATCACGCAAAAGCCCGTCACACGGACGGCCATCGCCTTGTCAACACTTTCCCTGCTCGCGGCTGGATGCGCGGGCGCGCTGAAACCCGGTGCGGTCCCGCGGGGTCAACCGATGGCCGGCATGCAGATGCCCCAGGCCGCCCAGGATCAGCGAATGATGGGCCAGGACCATGCGACGCCGCCGGGCATGAGCATGCCTCGGACACCCTTTACCGAGGCGGAAATGAGCATGCATCGCTCCATGATGATGGCGACAGACGTCAACACCCAGCGGACTTGGGCCAGGAAGATGATCGCCCATCATCGAGGAGCTATCGCGATGTCGCAGGCTCTGCTTGCGAGTGATGCGACCGATGCTGAAATACGTCGCATGGCTCAGGCGGTTATCGACGCGCAGACCAGAGAAGTCACGGAACTCGAATCCTGGCTTGCGCGCCATCCCGGCTGA
- a CDS encoding HD domain-containing protein, giving the protein MNRSEAKPAAMGTLAWGEANAGELAAAERCRLLGNLAYVQMLETLDFLGQRLGLLRPTDTPLEALMPPQTALVADALELATTTHQQALILHSWRTYFFGAMLAKQERIEFDKSIFFASAILHDVGLTDDHSPTLCARCFAISGGERVHQYLIAKGHPPELGRNVGDAIALHLNAWVSKRRHGAEAHLLSRGAFCDLFGAGRRRLTQRSLEQVLTRFPRDGVIDALKFETANHRQGTRAAIMTGISGGKAPPDPFQHVSGERRDLRD; this is encoded by the coding sequence ATGAATCGATCCGAGGCCAAACCGGCTGCAATGGGCACGCTTGCCTGGGGCGAGGCGAACGCAGGAGAACTTGCAGCAGCCGAAAGATGCCGACTGCTCGGCAATCTGGCCTATGTGCAAATGCTTGAGACGCTCGATTTTCTAGGACAGCGGCTAGGATTGCTCCGCCCAACGGATACCCCCCTCGAAGCTTTAATGCCGCCGCAGACCGCTCTTGTCGCGGATGCATTAGAACTGGCGACCACGACGCACCAGCAGGCACTCATCCTCCATAGCTGGAGGACCTACTTCTTTGGCGCAATGCTCGCAAAACAAGAACGCATCGAGTTTGATAAATCTATTTTCTTTGCCTCAGCCATACTGCATGACGTCGGATTGACTGATGACCATTCACCAACCCTGTGCGCTCGTTGCTTCGCAATAAGTGGCGGCGAACGCGTTCACCAATACCTGATCGCCAAAGGCCATCCACCGGAACTCGGACGGAATGTTGGGGATGCCATTGCTCTTCATTTGAATGCTTGGGTGTCGAAAAGACGGCACGGGGCGGAAGCTCACCTCCTGTCGCGGGGTGCGTTCTGTGATCTATTCGGGGCCGGCCGACGCCGGCTGACGCAGAGAAGCCTTGAACAGGTTTTGACGCGCTTTCCTCGCGATGGCGTCATCGATGCGCTGAAGTTTGAAACAGCTAATCATCGCCAGGGCACCCGGGCGGCGATCATGACGGGGATTTCAGGCGGCAAGGCACCCCCGGATCCATTCCAACATGTTTCAGGAGAAAGACGGGACCTCAGAGATTGA
- a CDS encoding acid phosphatase, whose amino-acid sequence MSGKAEMRRAFLSAFIGLALAGCAATSDAGRDITLWQGYADHPKGYLAPAAGFEALAFLPPPPQAGSLRAQNDVSVYRETRALEGYPRWAQAAADAEIVTPAAPRVFSEALGSPFDPQQTPALALLLGRLHADLEAVQASAKATYARSRPFVAEPANICIEAEPWLAQSGSYPSGHAAIGWAWALVLAELAPDRAEEILARGLAYGDSRVICGVHYVSDVEAGRLVGAALVARLKAEPEFQRDFGRARGELTTSNAKSSQ is encoded by the coding sequence ATGTCGGGGAAGGCTGAGATGCGGCGCGCCTTTCTCAGCGCTTTCATCGGGCTTGCCCTGGCCGGGTGCGCCGCCACTTCGGACGCTGGCAGGGACATCACCCTGTGGCAGGGTTATGCCGACCACCCCAAGGGCTATCTTGCACCCGCGGCCGGGTTTGAAGCCCTGGCCTTCCTGCCGCCGCCGCCGCAGGCAGGCTCTCTGCGTGCTCAAAATGACGTTTCGGTCTATCGTGAAACCCGCGCTCTGGAAGGCTATCCGCGATGGGCTCAAGCGGCCGCTGACGCCGAAATCGTCACGCCAGCCGCTCCGCGCGTGTTCAGCGAGGCGCTCGGCAGCCCCTTCGATCCACAACAGACTCCGGCTCTCGCCCTGCTGCTGGGACGGCTTCATGCCGACCTGGAAGCCGTTCAGGCCTCGGCCAAGGCAACCTATGCTCGCTCGCGGCCCTTCGTGGCCGAACCGGCGAACATCTGCATCGAGGCCGAGCCCTGGCTGGCCCAAAGCGGGTCCTATCCGTCCGGCCACGCAGCCATAGGCTGGGCCTGGGCGCTGGTGCTGGCGGAATTGGCGCCGGATCGAGCCGAGGAGATTCTCGCCCGGGGACTGGCCTATGGCGACAGTCGCGTCATCTGCGGCGTCCACTACGTCAGCGATGTCGAGGCGGGACGTTTGGTCGGCGCAGCACTCGTCGCACGGCTCAAGGCCGAGCCTGAGTTCCAGCGCGACTTCGGACGCGCCAGAGGCGAACTGACGACGTCGAACGCCAAGAGCTCGCAATAG